The genomic window ACAACACAGATATTATGTAGTTAAGAACCTGAAGGTGAAGCCTGGAGATGTCCTTGCAAGGATACCCAAGGAGATGGCTAAGGTTAGAGACATAGTTGGTGGTCTTCCAAGGGTTGAGGAGCTCTTTGAAGCGCGTAAGCCTAAAAACCCGGCAGTCATCTCTGAAATAGACGGTTACGTGAAGATATACGAGGATGCCGATGAGGTCATAGTCTACAACGCTTCTACGGGTGAGACCAGGAAGTATTCCATCAAAAAGGACGAACTTATACTCGTTAGACACGGACAGTTTATAAAGAAAGGGCAGAGCATAACTGAGAGCATAACCTCTGAGATAGATGGGCAGGTGAGGATGAAGGGTAGCAAGGGCTTTAGGGTTATAGTCTACAACAGGGAAACTGGTCTGGAGAAGGAGTATCTCGTGCCGAAAGGCAAACACCTCCTCGTTAAGGATGGAGATGAGGTTGAGGCTGGAGAAGCGCTTACGGATGGAACACCCATCCCAGAGGAAATGCTTAAGGTTAAAGGGATTGAGGAGCTACAGAAGTTTCTCCTTAAAGAGGTCCAAATGGTTTACAAGCTCCAGGGTGTTGATATAAGCGATAAGCACTTTGAGATAATAATCAAACAGATGCTCAGAAAGAGAAGGATAATTGACCCCGGGGACAGCAGGTTCCTTGTCAATGAGGAGATTGATAGGGAGGAACTGGAGGAAGAAATCCAGAGGATCAAAGAGGAAGGTGGGAAACTGCCAAAAGTTGAGCCGGTGCTTGTTGGTATAACCAGGGCTTCTCTATCAACGAGGAGCTGGATATCAGCGGCGTCCTTCCAGGAAACCACAAAGGTCCTTACGGAGGCAGCCTGTGAAGGTAAGACCGATGAGCTTTACGGTCTGAAGGAAAACGTCATAGTTGGGAACCTTATACCTGCTGGGACAGGTGTTGATGAGTATTCAAAGATAGGAGTTCTTGAAGAGGGGCAAAAGCTCCTGTTTAAGGAGGAGCCAGAGTCTCAAGAGGAAGGATTGAAGGAAGAAGGAGAGTGAGCTATAATAGTTGATTGCGTCTTTTTAGGAGGAAAGCGGTATGCCGACGATTAACCAGCTCATTAAGCATGGCAGGAAGAGAAGGAAAAAGAGGTCCAAGTCCCCTGCCTTGGAGGGGAATCCCCAGAAGAGGGGAGTCTGCGTCAGGGTTTACACTGTCACTCCTAAAAAACCCAACTCCGCCCTGAGGAAGGTTACCAGGGTGAGGCTATCAAACGGTATAGAGGTAACAGCTTATATACCTGGCGAGGGGCACAACCTCCAAGAACACTCCATAGTCCTTGTCAGGGGTGGAAGGGTTAAGGACCTTCCCGGTGTCAGGTACAAGGTTATAAGGGGGACCCTTGACACAGCTGGTGTTCAGGGAAGGAGACAGTCCCGTTCCAAGTATGGAGCTAAGAGGCCAAAGGAAGAGAAGGGAGGTAAATGATGCCAAGGAAAGGACCGGTTACTCTAAGGGAAACTCCTCCTGACCCCAAATACGGGGATGTTCTCATACAGAAGCTGATAAACAAGGTGATGCAAGATGGCAAGAAGAGTGTTGCAGAATGGATAGTTTATACGGCTCTTGAAGAGGCAGCTCAAGAGAGGGGCATGACCCCGGTGGAGCTCATGCATAAGGTTATAGAAAATCTTAAACCCCAATGGGAAGTCAGACCCAGGAGGGTCGGTGGTGCCACCTACCAGGTTCCCATTGAGGTTCCCGAAAGAAGGCAGATAAGCTTAGCCATAAGATGGCTTGTGGATTCCGCCAGGAACAGACCCAGGGGAAAAGGCTCCTATACTATGGTTCATAGACTAAAGGCTGAACTCCTTGACGTTCTTGACGGAAAAGGTGGAGCGATAAAGAAGAAAGAGGACACCCATAAGATGGCTCAGGCGAACATGGTGTTTTCTCATTTTAGGTGGTAAGGAGGTAGGTTATGGCAAGGGCAGTCCCCATAGATAAGTTAAGGAACATAGGAATAGTTGCGCACATTGACGCCGGTAAAACGACAACTACCGAAAGGATTCTCTACTATACGGGTAGAACCTACAAGATAGGAGAAGTGCACGAAGGTGCAGCTACTATGGACTGGATGGAGCAGGAGAAGGAGAGGGGTATAACCATAACAGCGGCTACAACAGCCTGTTTCTGGCAGAGGAACGGAGAGAAGCACCAGATAAACATAATAGATACTCCCGGACACGTTGATTTCTCCGTTGAAGTTGTCCGTTCCATGAAGGTCCTTGACGGTATAGTCTTTATATTCTCCGCCGTTGAGGGTGTGCAACCCCAGTCGGAGGCCAACTGGAGGTGGGCTGACAGGTTCAACGTTCCCAGGGTAGCCTTCATAAACAAACTTGACAGATTGGGTGCAGACTTCTACAGGGTTTTTAAGGAGATAGAGGAGAAACTCACCATAAAGCCCGTAGCTGTTCAAATTCCTGTTGGGGCTGAAGATAACTTTGAGGGTGTCATAGACCTAATGGATATGAAAGCCATAATCTGGCTTGAGGAGACCCTCGGTGCCAAGTATGAGATCAGGGATATACCTGCGGATTACGTTGACAAAGCCCAGGAATGGCGTGAGAGGATGGTTGAAACCATAGTTGAAACCGATGACACCCTTATGGAGAAATACCTTGAGGGTCAGGAGATAGGTGTTGAGGAACTGAGGAAAGCTCTGAGGAAGGCAACCATAAACAGACAGCTCGTTCCTGTCCTGTGCGGTTCAGCCTTTAAGAATAAGGGAGTCCAGCCTCTCCTTGATGCTGTTATAGATTATCTTCCCTCGCCTGTTGACCTTCCTCCAATAAAGGGGATTAACCCCAACACCGGTGAGACCGAAGAGAGGAAGCCGTTAGACAATGAACCTTTCTGTGCTTACGCCTTTAAGGTTATGTCTGACCCCTACGCTGGACAGCTTACCTACATAAGGGTGTTTTCAGGAAACCTGAAAGCAGGCTCTTATGTTTTCAACGTTACAAGAGGTGAGAAGCAGAGGGTTGGAAGACTGCTCCTTATGCATGCCAATACGAGGGAAGAGATACAAGATGTATCTGCAGGGGAGATATGTGCGGTTGTCGGTCTTGATGCAGCTACCGGAGACACCCTTTCTGATGAAAAGCACCCCATAATCCTTGAAAAGCTGGAATTCCCTGACCCTGTTATATCAATGGCGATAGAGCCAAAAACTAAAAAGGACCAGGAGAAATTGTCTCAGGTCTTGAACAAGTTCATGAAGGAAGACCCTACCTTCAGGGCGAGTGCAGACCCCGAGACAGGACAGACACTCATACACGGTATGGGTGAGCTACATCTGGAGATTATGGTTGACAGGATGAAGAGGGAGTATGGAATTGAGGTAAACGTTGGAAAGCCACAGGTTGCCTATAAAGAGACCATAAGGAAGAAGGCTAACGGTGAAGGTAAGTTTATAAGACAGACAGGAGGTAGAGGTCAGTACGGACACGCTATTATAGAGATTGAACCCCTTGAAAGAGGTCAGGGCTTTGTCTTTGAAAATGCTATAGTTGGAGGTGTTATACCCAAGGAGTTCATCCCCGCAGTTGAGAAGGGGATAAAGGAGGCTATGGAAGGTGGAGTCCTCGCGGGATATCCAGTCGTAGATGTGAAGGTGAAGCTCTATGACGGTTCTTACCACGAGGTTGACTCCTCGGAGATAGCTTTCCAGATAGCTGGGTCTATGGCTTTCAAAGATGCGGCAAAGAAGGCAGACCCGGTAATACTTGAGCCAATAATGGAAGTGGAGGTTGAAACACCCGAGGACTACGTGGGTGACGTGATAGGTGACCTTAACTCAAGGCGTGGAAAGATAATGGGTATGGAGAATAAAGGCGTGATAACAGTCGTTAAAGCCCACGTGCCTCTTGCGGAGATGTTTGGGTATGCCACAACCCTCAGAAGCTTGACACAAGGAAGGGGAACCTTTATAATGAAATTTTCCCATTACGAGGAAGTTCCTCAGCATATCGCTGAAAAGATTATCGGGGAACGAATGGCGGGAAAGAGCGCCTGATAGGAGGTTGATATAGATGGCTAAGGAGAAATTTGAGAGGACGAAGGAGCACGTGAACGTAGGGACAATAGGGCACGTTGACCACGGGAAGAGCACCCTCACCTCTGCC from Hydrogenivirga caldilitoris includes these protein-coding regions:
- the rpsL gene encoding 30S ribosomal protein S12 — its product is MPTINQLIKHGRKRRKKRSKSPALEGNPQKRGVCVRVYTVTPKKPNSALRKVTRVRLSNGIEVTAYIPGEGHNLQEHSIVLVRGGRVKDLPGVRYKVIRGTLDTAGVQGRRQSRSKYGAKRPKEEKGGK
- the rpsG gene encoding 30S ribosomal protein S7 — translated: MPRKGPVTLRETPPDPKYGDVLIQKLINKVMQDGKKSVAEWIVYTALEEAAQERGMTPVELMHKVIENLKPQWEVRPRRVGGATYQVPIEVPERRQISLAIRWLVDSARNRPRGKGSYTMVHRLKAELLDVLDGKGGAIKKKEDTHKMAQANMVFSHFRW
- the fusA gene encoding elongation factor G → MARAVPIDKLRNIGIVAHIDAGKTTTTERILYYTGRTYKIGEVHEGAATMDWMEQEKERGITITAATTACFWQRNGEKHQINIIDTPGHVDFSVEVVRSMKVLDGIVFIFSAVEGVQPQSEANWRWADRFNVPRVAFINKLDRLGADFYRVFKEIEEKLTIKPVAVQIPVGAEDNFEGVIDLMDMKAIIWLEETLGAKYEIRDIPADYVDKAQEWRERMVETIVETDDTLMEKYLEGQEIGVEELRKALRKATINRQLVPVLCGSAFKNKGVQPLLDAVIDYLPSPVDLPPIKGINPNTGETEERKPLDNEPFCAYAFKVMSDPYAGQLTYIRVFSGNLKAGSYVFNVTRGEKQRVGRLLLMHANTREEIQDVSAGEICAVVGLDAATGDTLSDEKHPIILEKLEFPDPVISMAIEPKTKKDQEKLSQVLNKFMKEDPTFRASADPETGQTLIHGMGELHLEIMVDRMKREYGIEVNVGKPQVAYKETIRKKANGEGKFIRQTGGRGQYGHAIIEIEPLERGQGFVFENAIVGGVIPKEFIPAVEKGIKEAMEGGVLAGYPVVDVKVKLYDGSYHEVDSSEIAFQIAGSMAFKDAAKKADPVILEPIMEVEVETPEDYVGDVIGDLNSRRGKIMGMENKGVITVVKAHVPLAEMFGYATTLRSLTQGRGTFIMKFSHYEEVPQHIAEKIIGERMAGKSA
- a CDS encoding GTP-binding protein: MAKEKFERTKEHVNVGTIGHVDHGKSTLTSA